One Sphingobacteruim zhuxiongii DNA window includes the following coding sequences:
- the trpC gene encoding indole-3-glycerol phosphate synthase TrpC, with protein sequence MTILDKIVERKRQEVADAKEKTSLDELKSYPLFERTCYNLKDSVLHPDRSGIIAEYKRASPSKGLINGRHSVQEVVQGYQNAGASAISVLTDKDFFQGDLADLTAAREVLTIPLLRKEFIIDEYQIAEAKAYGADIILLIAACLSKEEIKTLSSYAKSLGLNVLLEIHNEEELGKSLFDTIDAIGVNNRNLKDFVVSLDHSYDLVEKIPNQYIKVSESGISDPNTINELKKAGFQAFLIGENFMKTEDPMQAIQDFTDQVNKA encoded by the coding sequence ATGACTATTTTAGATAAAATCGTTGAACGAAAAAGACAGGAAGTAGCGGATGCAAAAGAAAAAACCAGTTTAGATGAGCTAAAATCTTATCCTCTTTTCGAACGCACATGTTACAACTTAAAAGACTCCGTATTACATCCCGATAGATCAGGCATTATTGCAGAATATAAGCGTGCATCGCCATCAAAAGGGTTAATCAACGGACGGCATAGCGTTCAAGAAGTTGTTCAAGGCTATCAAAATGCAGGAGCTTCAGCTATTTCAGTATTAACCGACAAGGATTTCTTTCAGGGAGATTTAGCAGACTTAACAGCAGCGCGGGAAGTTCTAACTATTCCCTTATTAAGAAAAGAATTTATCATTGATGAATATCAAATTGCGGAAGCGAAAGCTTACGGAGCAGATATCATTCTATTGATCGCGGCCTGTCTTAGCAAGGAGGAAATCAAAACGCTTTCGAGCTATGCAAAATCATTAGGCTTGAATGTGCTTTTAGAAATCCACAATGAAGAGGAATTAGGCAAAAGTTTATTTGACACCATTGATGCCATTGGCGTGAACAACCGAAACCTAAAGGATTTCGTCGTATCCCTAGATCATTCTTATGATCTCGTTGAAAAAATACCAAATCAGTATATCAAGGTATCGGAGAGTGGAATTTCAGATCCCAACACGATTAATGAATTGAAGAAAGCCGGATTTCAAGCCTTTCTTATTGGTGAGAACTTTATGAAAACTGAAGACCCAATGCAGGCAATTCAAGACTTTACTGACCAAGTCAATAAGGCATAA
- a CDS encoding anthranilate synthase component II, translated as MSKPVLVIDNYDSFTYNLVHLLQELNSPYVVVRNDKFKLEDVEQYDKILLSPGPGIPEEAGLLMDVIRTYASSKSILGICLGQQAIAEVFGGTLYNMPKPLHGVATPINIIDKEEKLFQNFPPNSMIGRYHSWAVEDKTLPNSLKVTAVDPAGVIMAISHKEYDVKGMQFHPESILTDNGKILIENWLK; from the coding sequence ATGAGCAAGCCAGTCTTAGTAATCGACAATTACGATTCATTCACATATAACCTCGTTCACCTACTACAGGAACTAAACAGTCCTTATGTTGTTGTTCGAAATGACAAGTTTAAGTTAGAAGATGTTGAACAATACGACAAAATTCTCCTTTCACCAGGACCCGGTATCCCAGAAGAAGCCGGACTATTGATGGACGTTATTCGCACCTATGCATCTAGCAAAAGCATATTGGGAATCTGTCTTGGCCAACAAGCAATCGCCGAAGTGTTTGGAGGAACCCTCTACAATATGCCAAAACCTTTACATGGTGTAGCAACACCTATAAACATCATCGATAAAGAAGAAAAATTATTTCAAAATTTCCCGCCGAATTCGATGATTGGCAGATACCACTCTTGGGCAGTAGAGGATAAAACTTTACCCAACTCTTTAAAAGTAACTGCAGTTGACCCTGCTGGCGTAATTATGGCTATTTCTCATAAAGAATACGATGTAAAAGGCATGCAGTTCCACCCAGAATCGATCTTAACGGATAATGGAAAAATCTTAATAGAAAACTGGTTAAAATAG
- the trmD gene encoding tRNA (guanosine(37)-N1)-methyltransferase TrmD has product MRFDIITVLPDLLQSPFAHSILQRAQKKGIAEIHVHNLRDYSESKQKSVDDYPYGGGSGMVMQIAPFAACIEKLQSERKYDEVIYMTPDGVTLNQDIANSLSTIENVIILCGHYKGIDQRIRDIYVTKEISIGDYVLSGGELPAAILVDAIIRLIPGVLSDETSALSDSFQDGLLDAPIYTRPVEWRGHKVPDILLSGHEAKITAWRHEQQLIRTKERRPDLLND; this is encoded by the coding sequence ATGAGATTCGATATCATTACTGTATTACCAGACTTATTACAAAGTCCATTTGCCCATTCAATACTTCAAAGAGCGCAGAAAAAGGGCATTGCCGAAATCCATGTACATAACTTACGCGATTATAGCGAAAGCAAACAGAAATCGGTAGATGACTATCCTTATGGTGGTGGCTCAGGAATGGTAATGCAGATTGCGCCCTTCGCAGCATGCATAGAAAAGCTGCAATCGGAGCGAAAATATGATGAAGTCATCTATATGACGCCAGATGGCGTTACGTTAAACCAAGATATTGCGAATTCATTATCAACCATTGAGAACGTTATCATTCTCTGCGGCCATTATAAAGGCATCGATCAACGTATTCGCGACATCTATGTAACTAAAGAAATATCAATTGGCGATTATGTCCTATCAGGGGGAGAATTACCTGCCGCTATTCTTGTTGATGCAATCATTAGACTGATACCAGGTGTATTGTCTGACGAAACATCTGCCCTTTCAGATTCCTTTCAAGACGGATTGTTAGATGCTCCAATTTATACACGTCCCGTAGAATGGAGAGGACATAAAGTACCCGATATCTTATTAAGTGGTCACGAGGCAAAAATCACCGCCTGGCGCCATGAACAACAACTTATCCGAACGAAAGAAAGACGCCCCGATTTGCTAAATGATTAA
- a CDS encoding SusC/RagA family TonB-linked outer membrane protein has translation MKQKLLSIFLLCTLFVGVSYAQNRQVSGKVTSATDGSPIAGASVVEVGTSNATQSDNSGNFSISVGSNATISVSFMGYASQRLAVLNRSTINVQLTSNDQELDEVIVVAYGTAKKSAFTGSASTIKKDVIENRSITSITKALDGAAPGVSATLGSGQPGSNAAVRVRGFGSINASQNPLYVVDGVPFDGDLNSINPNDIESLTVLKDASASTLYGSRAANGVVMITTKSGRNSNGKIDVNFKANVGVNSRAIKRYDVMDTREYLETVFQSYKNREIFQLGTPESDAAQNAINKMKGTVDPIFGVNEQYNPYDVPVNQLFDLATGKINSNAKLKWEDNWLDEVMAKNPVRQEYQFDINGGTEKFRGMASMNATKEKGLLKTTGFDRYSGRVSNEANPTDWFKANLSANFAKSTSNMLNSTGSSTSNVWYSAEQMAPIYPIWERKADGDYVLDASGDRVFDYGRDRASGAQQNFNSIAVLYDDKYFDLRDNVGARGGIEFNTRDEKYGALQGFAFNVNLGTDYISNAYTYYYNPYFGNAAGSGRLNKQFTKSFSYTFNQLLTYNRTFNGHNVDVLAGHENYSFQFNNLSAQKTGFPFGGLYELAPGASIADATSYQLDETIESYLSRIQYNYNEKYFLSGSFRTDGSSRFEKDSRWSKFYSIGAAWKISEENFVKDVSWINSLTLKSSYGSQGNNALLNSDGTSNYYAWQAFYDLTYNNANNNGAAVTSVENKLVSWEKNVAFNAGLDGRFLDNRLSLAFDWWSRKTTGLLLFRPLPMSSGFEGVNSNIGDMKNNGFDLSLGYDVIRNDEIVWNITAMASKVSNKILKLTDSQNEIIDGSTRINRVGEEINSFYITRSAGVDPATGSQLYWVYDNKADEFDQSKHYISSDKNKAAASRVMLGSRIPDLNGSLSTSVTYKGFDFSAMTTYSIGGKIYDNVGYGYYNPLYIGNNFSREVLRAWQKPGDITDVPRLQKEETHTITDRALVDASYFAIKNIAIGYTFDMKKFGLQSIRVFAQGDNLAIFSARQGLNPQYNFTGTSDFVYSPNKTISGGVNVRF, from the coding sequence ATGAAACAAAAATTACTCAGTATTTTTTTGCTGTGTACTTTATTCGTCGGGGTATCGTATGCACAAAATCGTCAAGTGAGTGGTAAAGTGACTTCAGCTACTGATGGATCACCAATTGCTGGTGCATCTGTAGTAGAAGTAGGAACTTCCAATGCTACTCAATCGGATAATTCCGGAAATTTTAGTATTTCTGTTGGCTCGAATGCAACCATTTCGGTTAGCTTTATGGGTTACGCCTCTCAGCGCCTAGCTGTGTTAAATAGAAGTACTATTAATGTTCAATTAACAAGTAACGACCAAGAATTAGACGAGGTTATCGTCGTTGCCTATGGTACTGCAAAGAAATCTGCATTTACAGGTTCTGCATCTACTATTAAGAAGGATGTAATTGAAAATCGTTCAATCACTTCAATCACAAAAGCATTGGATGGTGCTGCTCCTGGTGTGTCTGCGACTTTAGGTTCTGGACAGCCTGGTTCGAATGCAGCTGTTCGTGTTCGTGGTTTTGGGTCAATCAATGCATCACAAAACCCATTATACGTAGTTGATGGTGTTCCTTTCGATGGTGATTTAAACTCAATCAACCCGAATGATATCGAAAGCTTAACTGTTTTGAAGGATGCATCTGCTTCTACACTATACGGTTCAAGAGCTGCAAATGGTGTTGTAATGATAACGACCAAATCAGGTAGAAATAGCAATGGTAAGATTGATGTAAATTTCAAAGCAAATGTAGGTGTAAACTCTAGAGCTATTAAACGTTATGATGTAATGGATACTAGAGAGTATTTGGAGACGGTTTTCCAGTCTTACAAAAACAGAGAGATTTTTCAATTAGGTACTCCTGAATCTGATGCGGCTCAAAACGCGATCAATAAAATGAAAGGAACAGTTGATCCTATTTTTGGTGTTAATGAACAATATAACCCATATGATGTTCCTGTCAATCAATTATTTGATTTAGCAACTGGTAAAATCAATTCTAATGCAAAATTGAAATGGGAAGATAACTGGTTAGATGAAGTAATGGCTAAAAATCCTGTTCGTCAAGAGTATCAATTCGATATTAATGGTGGTACGGAGAAATTTAGAGGTATGGCTTCAATGAATGCGACAAAAGAAAAAGGTCTTTTAAAAACAACAGGTTTTGATCGTTATTCAGGACGCGTTAGTAACGAGGCGAATCCAACCGATTGGTTTAAGGCAAATTTGTCTGCTAATTTCGCTAAATCTACATCTAATATGTTGAATTCAACCGGCTCGTCGACGTCGAATGTTTGGTACTCGGCAGAACAGATGGCTCCAATTTATCCTATTTGGGAGAGAAAGGCAGATGGTGATTATGTTTTAGATGCAAGTGGAGATAGAGTGTTCGATTACGGTCGTGACAGAGCTTCGGGTGCGCAACAAAACTTTAACTCTATTGCTGTACTTTATGATGATAAGTATTTCGATTTGAGAGATAACGTAGGCGCACGTGGGGGAATTGAATTCAACACGCGTGATGAAAAGTATGGTGCATTGCAAGGTTTTGCTTTTAATGTAAACTTAGGTACAGACTACATTTCAAACGCTTATACTTACTACTATAACCCTTATTTTGGTAATGCTGCTGGTTCTGGCCGCCTAAACAAGCAATTTACAAAATCGTTTTCGTATACATTTAACCAATTATTGACATACAATAGGACGTTCAATGGACATAATGTTGATGTGCTTGCTGGTCATGAGAATTATAGTTTTCAATTCAATAACTTATCAGCACAAAAGACAGGATTCCCATTTGGAGGTTTGTATGAGTTAGCTCCAGGAGCTTCAATTGCCGATGCGACATCTTACCAATTAGATGAAACGATTGAGTCATATTTGTCTCGTATTCAATATAATTACAATGAAAAATATTTCTTGTCTGGTAGTTTCCGTACTGACGGTTCTTCTAGATTTGAGAAGGATTCTAGATGGAGTAAATTCTATTCTATTGGAGCTGCTTGGAAAATTTCTGAAGAGAATTTTGTAAAAGATGTTTCTTGGATTAATAGTTTAACGTTGAAGTCTAGTTATGGTTCTCAAGGTAATAACGCTTTATTAAATTCTGATGGAACTTCGAACTATTACGCTTGGCAAGCATTCTATGATTTGACATACAATAATGCAAACAACAACGGAGCGGCAGTTACATCAGTAGAGAATAAGTTAGTTTCTTGGGAGAAAAACGTGGCGTTTAATGCAGGTTTAGACGGTCGTTTCCTTGATAATAGATTATCATTAGCTTTTGATTGGTGGTCTCGTAAAACGACTGGTTTATTGCTATTTAGACCATTGCCAATGTCTTCTGGTTTTGAGGGGGTAAACTCAAATATTGGGGATATGAAAAATAACGGTTTCGATTTGAGCTTAGGTTATGACGTGATTAGAAACGATGAAATCGTTTGGAATATTACAGCTATGGCATCTAAAGTTTCAAATAAGATCTTGAAATTAACAGATTCTCAAAATGAGATAATCGATGGTTCTACACGTATTAATCGTGTTGGTGAAGAAATCAATTCTTTCTATATAACTAGAAGTGCTGGTGTCGATCCTGCGACAGGAAGCCAATTATATTGGGTATACGACAATAAAGCTGATGAATTTGACCAAAGTAAGCACTACATCTCTAGCGATAAAAACAAAGCTGCGGCAAGTCGCGTAATGCTAGGCTCACGCATCCCTGATTTGAATGGTTCATTGTCGACGTCAGTGACTTACAAAGGGTTTGATTTTTCTGCGATGACTACTTATTCGATTGGTGGTAAGATTTATGATAACGTAGGATATGGTTATTATAATCCACTTTACATCGGTAATAATTTCTCTCGAGAAGTGTTGAGAGCATGGCAGAAACCAGGCGACATTACAGATGTGCCACGTCTTCAAAAAGAAGAGACCCATACTATTACTGATCGTGCATTAGTAGATGCTTCATATTTTGCGATTAAAAATATTGCTATTGGCTACACTTTTGATATGAAGAAATTTGGGTTGCAGTCAATCAGAGTTTTTGCACAAGGCGATAACTTAGCAATTTTCTCTGCTCGTCAGGGACTAAATCCACAATACAATTTTACAGGAACTTCTGACTTCGTTTATTCACCAAACAAGACGATTTCAGGCGGCGTAAATGTTAGATTTTAA
- a CDS encoding anthranilate synthase component I family protein, with protein MNYTFKTNHKNILADTTTPVSMYLRLRDTFPNSLLLESSEYHSRDNNISYICCQPIAGIVLEDKTLNISYPNGERISKSAENLNLREEVSNFRKSFHTENAPEVNVISNGLFGYFTFDAISYFEDIELTTAKHPEKSIPTLQYHVYKFVIAIDHFRNQLHIFENLLENEESELDRMLFLIQNKNFPEYTFQKKGEESSNMSDDDFRNLVLKMKEHIQRGDVFQIVPSRGFKTSFSGDEFNVYRALRSINPSPYLFYFDYGDFKLFGSSPEAQLTIKKDVASIYPIAGTFKRTGNMEQDEKIAEELKNDPKESAEHVMLVDLARNDLSRHCTQVEVKSYKEAQYYSHVIHLVSKVSGKLNADANPFDVVGDTFPAGTLSGAPKHMALTLIDRYEGFQRSFYSGAIGYMGFNGDFNHAIMIRSFLSKQNNLHYQAGAGIVLDSDPEKELQEVNNKISALRRALELAETI; from the coding sequence ATGAACTATACGTTTAAAACGAACCATAAAAACATACTCGCTGACACAACGACGCCTGTAAGTATGTATTTAAGACTTCGTGATACTTTCCCAAACAGCTTACTGCTGGAAAGTTCAGAATACCATAGTCGAGATAATAACATCAGTTATATCTGTTGTCAACCCATCGCAGGTATTGTTCTTGAAGATAAGACATTGAATATTTCTTACCCCAATGGCGAAAGAATCAGCAAAAGCGCGGAAAATCTAAATCTTCGCGAAGAAGTATCCAACTTTAGAAAATCGTTTCATACGGAAAACGCACCAGAGGTTAATGTTATTTCCAATGGACTATTTGGCTATTTCACCTTCGACGCAATTAGTTATTTCGAAGATATTGAATTGACAACAGCAAAACATCCAGAAAAGAGCATCCCTACGCTTCAGTATCATGTTTACAAGTTTGTCATTGCTATCGACCATTTTAGAAATCAATTACACATCTTCGAAAACTTATTGGAAAATGAAGAAAGCGAGCTAGATCGTATGCTATTCCTTATTCAGAACAAGAATTTTCCAGAATATACGTTTCAGAAAAAAGGAGAAGAATCATCAAACATGAGTGACGACGATTTTAGAAACCTGGTATTGAAAATGAAAGAACATATTCAACGAGGCGATGTCTTTCAAATCGTACCATCGCGTGGATTCAAAACTTCGTTTTCTGGCGACGAATTCAATGTTTACCGAGCTTTACGCTCTATTAACCCCTCCCCTTACTTATTTTACTTTGATTATGGGGATTTCAAACTGTTCGGATCATCCCCGGAAGCCCAACTCACTATCAAAAAAGATGTAGCAAGTATATATCCAATTGCAGGAACGTTTAAGCGAACAGGCAATATGGAACAAGATGAAAAAATTGCAGAGGAATTAAAAAATGATCCAAAGGAATCTGCCGAACATGTAATGCTAGTTGATCTAGCAAGAAATGACTTAAGTCGCCATTGCACGCAGGTAGAAGTAAAATCATACAAGGAAGCGCAATATTATTCGCATGTCATCCATCTTGTTTCTAAAGTCAGTGGGAAACTGAATGCAGACGCAAATCCATTCGATGTCGTTGGTGATACATTTCCTGCCGGTACACTGTCAGGCGCACCAAAACATATGGCATTAACACTAATCGATCGATATGAAGGGTTTCAACGCTCGTTCTACTCAGGCGCGATTGGCTATATGGGATTTAACGGAGACTTTAACCATGCAATTATGATTCGCTCTTTCCTAAGCAAGCAAAACAACTTGCATTATCAAGCCGGAGCAGGAATTGTATTAGACTCAGACCCGGAGAAAGAACTACAAGAAGTAAACAACAAAATATCGGCCCTTCGCAGAGCCTTAGAATTAGCGGAAACAATTTAA